A single window of Channa argus isolate prfri chromosome 12, Channa argus male v1.0, whole genome shotgun sequence DNA harbors:
- the LOC137138249 gene encoding alpha-2 adrenergic receptor — MDPAVIRGLNANSCQQSSSSGYTYKAQRVGMDSLDSGGMDAFAVIHLNSSWSPDSGYSLAAIASIAALVSFLILFTVVGNILVVIAVLTSRALKAPQNLFLVSLATADILVATLVMPFSLANELMGYWYFGKVWCGIYLALDVLFCTSSIVHLCAISLDRYWSVTQAVEYNLKRTPKRVKCIILIVWLISAFISSPPLISIDNNSEISSQPQCGLNDDTWYILSSSTASFFAPCLIMILVYIRIYQVAKTRTRTMSGNNPRPDGVTQTENGLSKATSPYHGERENGHCQCPPTPSQRTVTTGPQTEAADLEESSSSEGKGHKPERLESQTEKSTSPKEGSKHSTRISRVSNKSIDLFASRMKRRRSSLARKKVSQAREKRFTFVLAVVMGVFVVCWFPFFFSYSLYSVCRDSCKIPDTLFKFFFWIGYCNSSLNPAIYTIFNRDFRRAFQKILCKSWKKSY, encoded by the coding sequence ATGGACCCTGCTGTCATTAGAGGACTGAATGCGAATTCATGCCAACAATCATCCAGTTCAGGATATACATACAAGGCGCAAAGAGTCGGGATGGATTCGCTTGACAGCGGCGGAATGGACGCATTCGCAGTGATCCATTTGAACTCCTCCTGGAGCCCGGACAGTGGATATTCTTTAGCAGCGATAGCCAGCATTGCTGCTCTTGTAAGTTTTCTCATTCTCTTTACTGTTGTCGGAAATATACTGGTGGTTATTGCTGTGTTGACGAGCAGGGCGCTCAAAGCTCCCCAGAACCTTTTCCTAGTGTCTCTGGCCACAGCGGACATACTGGTGGCCACTTTAGTGATGCCCTTTTCTCTAGCGAACGAACTCATGGGCTACTGGTATTTTGGAAAAGTTTGGTGCGGTATTTATCTGGCgttggatgttttattttgcacttcGTCCATTGTGCATCTATGCGCAATAAGCCTGGATCGGTACTGGTCCGTTACGCAGGCTGTAGAGTACAACCTGAAGCGGACTCCCAAACGGGTCAAGTGCATCATCCTAATCGTGTGGCTTATATCTGCCTTTATCTCGTCTCCTCCGCTCATATCTATAGACAACAACAGTGAGATCAGCTCTCAGCCTCAGTGCGGGCTCAACGATGACACTTGGTACATCCTCTCCTCCAGCACAGCGTCCTTCTTCGCTCCCTGCTTAATCATGATCCTGGTCTACATCAGAATTTACCAGGTGGCCAAAACTAGAACCAGAACCATGTCGGGAAACAATCCCAGACCAGATGGCGTTACTCAAACTGAGAATGGTCTGAGCAAAGCCACCTCCCCATACCATGGCGAGAGAGAGAACGGTCACTGTCAGTGCCCGCCTACGCCCAGCCAACGCACCGTCACCACCGGGCCACAGACTGAGGCCGCTGACTTGGAAGAGAGCTCCTCCTCAGAGGGCAAAGGTCACAAACCTGAGCGCCTGGAGTCTCAGACAGAAAAGTCGACCAGTCCAAAGGAAGGATCCAAACACTCCACTCGCATCTCCAGAGTCAGTAATAAATCAATAGACCTTTTTGCCTCCAGGATGAAGCGACGCCGGAGCTCCTTAGCCAGAAAGAAGGTCTCTCAAGCCAGAGAAAAAAGATTTACATTCGTCCTGGCTGTGGTCATGGGGGTGTTTGTAGTTTGCTGGTTCCCCTTTTTCTTTAGCTATAGCCTTTACAGCGTGTGCAGGGACTCCTGTAAGATCCCCGACACACTCTTTAAATTCTTCTTCTGGATTGGCTACTGTAACAGTTCCCTCAACCCCGCCATCTACACCATCTTCAACCGGGACTTCAGACGTGCCTTCCAGAAGATCCTGTGCAAGTCATGGAAAAAGTCTTATTAG